The following is a genomic window from Chloroflexota bacterium.
CGTGGCAGCGACTGCGTCCCAACCTGTTGCTCCTGCTACAGCTGCTGATCCTGGCTGCCCTGGTGTTGGCGTTGGCCCGACCGTTCACCTGGAGCGAGGCGGCCGCAGGCGATCACGTGATCCTGATCCTGGATACGTCGGCCAGCATGCAGGCGACGGATGTACCGCCCAATCGCCTGGTGGAGGCCGTGCGCCGGGCGCGGCGCCTGGTGCAGGGGTTGCCCGCGGAGACCCGGGTCACCGTGATCACGGCGGGCGGCGATACGCGGGTGTGGGTATCCGGCTCCACGGATCACGCCCGGGTCCTGGAGGCGCTGGACGGGGTTCGCGCCGGCGTGGGGAGCAGCGATCTGTCGGCGGCGTTGGGCCTGGCCGCGGCCATCGCCGCGCGGGAGCGGGACCCGGAGACGATCATCCTCTCCGATGGGAACGTCACGCTGCCGGAGCGAACGCTCATACCCGGCCGGGTGCGCTACGTCCCCATCGGGCGGGGCGCGGCGGAGCCGGACGCCGTCGTGTCGAATCAGGGCATCCTGGCGCTGTCCCTGCGCCCCATCGCCGGCGGCCAGGCGTACTCCGCCTTCGTCCAGGTGCGCAACTTCGGCTCGGCCCCGGTGGAACGGCGGCTCCTGCTCTACGCCGACGGCGAGCTAATCGCCGCGCGCACGCTGGCGCTGCCGCCCGGGGAGCCGCGAGCCATGGCGTTCGATGAGGTGCCGGGAGATGCGCGCGTCGTCGAGGCCCGCCTGGAGGGGGAGGACTTCCTGGCGCTTGACGACGTGGCGTGGGCCGTGCCCTCGGCCCGCCGTTCGCTGCGGGTCGAGCTGGTCAGCCCGGGCAATCGGTTCCTGGAGACGGCGCTCTCCCTGATGCCCGGCCTGGAGGTGACGTCTGTGCGCCCCGAGGACTACGGGGGGGAGGTGTGCCCGGATGAGGACGCCGAATGTCCCACGCCGGATCTGACCATCTTCGATGGCGTCGCCGTGGACGATCCGCTGCCCGCGGGCGCGCTGTGGTTCCTGGCCCCGGTGCGGGCCACCTCGTTGTTCTCGGTCACCGGCCGGATTCCACAGCCGGTTCCGGCGGCGGCGCATGGGGACGAGCCGCTTCTGCGCTATGTGGATCTGCGTGGAGTGCACGTGATGGAGGCCGCGCAGATCCCCCTCCCGGACTGGGCGCGCGCCGTCGTGATCGCCGAAGGCTTTGCGGGGACGTGCGGCCTGCCATGTCCTCTCCTTCTTGTGGGGGAGGTGGACGGGCGCCGGGTGGCGGTCCTGGCCTTCGACCTGCGCAAATCCGATCTGCCCCTGCGTGTGGCCTTCCCCATCCTCGTGGCGAACCTGATCGACTATTTGAGCGCCGGAGAGGGGATGGGTGGGCCTCTGGAGGGGGCCCGCCCGGGTCGGCCGGTGACGATCCCCGTGCCGCCGGAGGCGGAGGCCGTCCTCGTGACGCTTCCCGACGGCTCGGTCGAGCGGGTGGACGTCCGGGCGGGCCGGGCGGTGTTCGACGGCACGACGCAGTTGGGTGTGTACGAGGTGGCGTGGGTGGACGGCGGGGAGCATCCGTTGGGCCGGTTCGCCGTGAACCTGTTCGACGCTGCGGAGTCGGCCATTGCCCCCGCCAACAAGCTGGCCGTGCAGGGCACGGTGGAGATGGGCGGCGCCGGGGAATCTCCACGGGGGCGTAGGGAGTGGTGGCGTGCGCTGGCCTGGGCGGGGTTGGCGCTGCTCCTGGCCGAGTGGCTGTACGCGCATCGGGGACACGTGGCGAGGCTCCGCGCGAGGCTGGCGGGGGCAACCCTCGCGTTCCGACGACGCGGCCTCCGGGCGTCCGGCAGGTGGAAGGCGTAGATGTCCCTCTCGTTCACGCATCCGCTCGTGTTGGGGATCCTGATCCTCGTCGTGCCGGTGATCCTCGTGCCGGTGCTGGCGCGAGGACGCCGCTGGCGGGAGGTGTCCCCGCGTGTGTGGGGGAGCATCGCCCTGCGCCTGAGCATCGCATTGGCGTTGGTGCTCAGCCTGGCGGGCTT
Proteins encoded in this region:
- a CDS encoding VWA domain-containing protein; translation: MSFLNPGALFLSLLAVPILALYFLKLRREPYVVSSTYLWRRLVRDMAANAPWQRLRPNLLLLLQLLILAALVLALARPFTWSEAAAGDHVILILDTSASMQATDVPPNRLVEAVRRARRLVQGLPAETRVTVITAGGDTRVWVSGSTDHARVLEALDGVRAGVGSSDLSAALGLAAAIAARERDPETIILSDGNVTLPERTLIPGRVRYVPIGRGAAEPDAVVSNQGILALSLRPIAGGQAYSAFVQVRNFGSAPVERRLLLYADGELIAARTLALPPGEPRAMAFDEVPGDARVVEARLEGEDFLALDDVAWAVPSARRSLRVELVSPGNRFLETALSLMPGLEVTSVRPEDYGGEVCPDEDAECPTPDLTIFDGVAVDDPLPAGALWFLAPVRATSLFSVTGRIPQPVPAAAHGDEPLLRYVDLRGVHVMEAAQIPLPDWARAVVIAEGFAGTCGLPCPLLLVGEVDGRRVAVLAFDLRKSDLPLRVAFPILVANLIDYLSAGEGMGGPLEGARPGRPVTIPVPPEAEAVLVTLPDGSVERVDVRAGRAVFDGTTQLGVYEVAWVDGGEHPLGRFAVNLFDAAESAIAPANKLAVQGTVEMGGAGESPRGRREWWRALAWAGLALLLAEWLYAHRGHVARLRARLAGATLAFRRRGLRASGRWKA